From Triticum urartu cultivar G1812 chromosome 2, Tu2.1, whole genome shotgun sequence, a single genomic window includes:
- the LOC125538521 gene encoding sugar transport protein MST1-like: MAGGVFLLNGAGAPDYGGALTVPVVVTCLMAASGGLIFGYDIGISGGVSEMESFLKKFFPGLLKTTRHASKDVYCMYNDQALTAFTSSLYAFGMVGTLVASRVTRRVGRKAIMVIGGSMFLVGSLVNAAAANLAMLIVGRMLLGLGLGFSGQATPVYLAEMSPPRWRGGFISAFPLFISVGYLVANLINYGTSRIPEWGWRLSLGLAAVPAAVMVLGAVLITDTPSSLVLRGKHDHARAALQRVRGKGVDVDAEFGDILAAVEHDRRNQEGAFRRILRREYRPYLVMAVAFPVFLNLTGVTVSAFFSPILFRTIGFGSDAALMGAIILGLMNIGGIIASGVAMDRYGRKLLFAIGGALMFTCQVAMASIAGTHLGHGSKMPKGYAVAVLVLTCVFSASFSWSWGALYWTIPGEIYPVEVRSAGQGTAVALNLGLNFVQAQCFLAMLCSLKYGVFVFYACWLVVMTAFAMALVPETKGVPLDSMGHVFARHWYWGRFVKDHKFGNEST, translated from the exons ATGGCCGGCGGCGTTTTCCTCCTCAACGGCGCCGGCGCGCCGGACTACGGCGGCGCGCTGACCGTCCCCGTCGTGGTGACCTGTCTCATGGCGGCCTCCGGCGGCCTTATCTTCGGCTACGACATTGGCATCTCAG GGGGCGTCTCGGAGATGGAGTCTTTCCTGAAGAAGTTCTTCCCGGGCTTACTCAAGACGACGAGGCACGCGAGCAAGGACGTCTACTGCATGTACAACGACCAGGCGCTCACGGCCTTCACCTCCTCGCTCTACGCCTTCGGCATGGTGGGCACGCTGGTGGCGAGCCGGGTCACCCGGCGGGTCGGCCGCAAGGCCATCATGGTCATCGGGGGGAGCATGTTCCTCGTCGGCTCGCTCGTCAACGCCGCCGCGGCCAACCTCGCCATGCTCATCGTCGGGCGGATGCTGCTCGGCCTGGGCCTCGGGTTCTCCGGCCAGGCCACGCCGGTCTACCTTGCCGAGATGTCGCCACCGCGGTGGCGCGGCGGGTTCATCTCCGCGTTCCCTCTGTTCATCAGCGTGGGGTACCTCGTCGCCAACCTGATCAACTACGGCACGTCGCGGATTCCCGAATGGGGCTGGCGCCTGTCCCTCGGCCTCGCGGCCGTCCCCGCCGCCGTCATGGTGCTGGGCGCCGTGCTCATCACGGACACACCGAGCAGCCTCGTCCTGCGCGGGAAGCACGACCATGCCCGCGCCGCGCTCCAGCGCGTCCGCGGCAAGGGCGTGGACGTTGACGCGGAGTTCGGCGACATACTGGCCGCCGTGGAGCACGACCGGCGGAACCAGGAGGGCGCGTTCCGGCGGATCCTGCGGCGGGAGTACCGGCCGTACCTGGTGATGGCCGTGGCGTTCCCCGTGTTCCTGAACCTCACCGGCGTGACCGTGTCGGCCTTCTTCTCGCCGATACTCTTCCGGACCATAGGGTTCGGTAGCGACGCGGCGCTGATGGGCGCCATCATTCTCGGCCTGATGAACATCGGCGGCATCATCGCCTCGGGCGTCGCCATGGACCGCTACGGCCGGAAGCTGCTCTTCGCGATCGGCGGCGCGCTCATGTTCACCTGCCAG GTGGCAATGGCGAGCATCGCGGGGACGCACCTGGGGCACGGCAGCAAGATGCCCAAGGGGTACGCGGTGGCGGTGCTGGTGCTGACGTGCGTCTTCTCGGCCAGCTTCAGCTGGTCGTGGGGTGCGCTGTACTGGACCATCCCCGGCGAGATATACCCGGTGGAGGTGCGGTCGGCGGGGCAGGGCACGGCGGTGGCGCTCAACCTGGGCCTCAACTTCGTGCAGGCGCAGTGCTTCCTGGCGATGCTGTGCAGCCTCAAGTACGGCGTCTTCGTCTTCTACGCGTGCTGGCTCGTCGTCATGACCGCCTTCGCCATGGCGTTGGTGCCGGAGACCAAGGGCGTGCCGCTTGACTCCATGGGCCACGTCTTCGCGCGCCACTGGTACTGGGGCAGGTTCGTCAAGGACCACAAGTTCGGAAATGAGTCCACCTGA